In Excalfactoria chinensis isolate bCotChi1 chromosome 27, bCotChi1.hap2, whole genome shotgun sequence, the DNA window TGGGGTAGGTTGTCCCCCTCGGGGATGCGGCTCCCGAGCCTTGTTCCCTCGGCATGAGGAGCAGGAGAGCTGACGGGCTGTTTGTTCTCAGAGCACTCCAATAAGGGACTGAGTGCGGGGATCGGGGTCGTCCTGCTGCTGGTCGCGGCCGCCATCGCCGCACTGTTGGTACGGAGATACAGGTGAGACCACCGCCTGCCCCGCCGCTCCTTTCAGAGCCCCCCGACCCTCCCCGCAGCGCCCACTCTCGTTGTAGGAAGCGGCAGCGGGTGGACGAGGAGCGCAGCGTCCCACTGGCGGAGCGCCGGAGCGCAACGCGGAGCGGGACCAGCGCGGGGCAATACGGGGACTGCGGCAGCGGAACGGCCGGTGAGGGGAGGGGGCACATCTGAGCGCTTCTCAGAGCTGAACCGTGTGAGAGCCCCCCCACTGCTCgtggcagctcccccagccctaaAAAAGTACCCACCTGCCCACGGGCAGCGAGCCGCGACCTCCCGTCGGCACCTTCTGAGTTTTATCGTCCAACCACCGCCTTTATTAACCCTCTTCCGGAGATATTTGTACCCAGACCCTCCCTCCAGCGACACCCACCGACGGCGCTGGAAGCGCTGAGTAGCGCTGAGCTCCGCTGTGCTCCCAAAGAGATGCTCAAACATTGCCGTGCTCAGCGCGGAGGTGCGGGTGTGAGCGAGACCAGGCAGGTTTGAAGCGAATGGAGCACGGAATAAACGGATATTTTGACCCACAGGTTACTTGTACGAAGGAGGACTTcacttcccctctgctgtgtTCTGGTTCTGCTTTTGCACCAGTGTGGGGCCCAtgggaaaggggaagagaaacaaatctgtttgtgcctggggttgctgtctAGGAGGGGTACGGGGAGATGGGGGTTCCTGATCACTCCGTATCCCCATGCCCAGCACCCATCACATGCTGCAGCACCCCAATGTGCTACACATTGTGCACAAGCATCCCCACCCTCTGCCACCAGTCAAGGGCTGCAGTTGCTGCACTGTGacccaaaagaaaacaagttcagCCTCGTTCCCTCCTACTCTTCTCCAGCCCCCAGCTTAGACCCTCCCAGAAACCTCTCTGGCATCAGCCCCATTGGTGGAGCGTGGCCTTTGGGACCCCACAGTGCTTCCTCTTCCCACCATCCCCTCTGCGCTGCCTTCACTGTGGGCACCATGTGGCCCCACTggctcttccttttccttctcctccacgAGACATGGGCAGAAGCAGAAAGTAAGTGGGAGCCCCAGCTCACCCCAGCCTCCATCATGGGACCCTATAGCAaattggggggaggggggtggaatGGCTAAGAGACCTTTTCCTATGTGATGGGGATGGTCTCCAGCATTGAGGGGCTGTCCCCAGCCTCACAGCACCCAAAGGCATCCCTGTCCGTGCCCACTTGCCTCTAGATTGGGAATCACATGGATGAGCTTTTTGCCAGGACACCCTGCGTGTCCTATGACAGACATGGTCACCTGGGCTTGGGGTTTGCTGTGTGTGGTTCAAAGTACATCCCCCATTCACCTCCCCTCTTTCCTGCAGCCTCATGCTTTCCCTCCGAAGAAACACAgtttttccagctcttcttcACAATGCTCCTGGACAGCATCAGCTCCACAGAACTGACTGGGGTGGCTACGCTGGCAGATTTACCCATAATAGTGCTGGACCCCCACACCTGGAACATAAACATCTGCTGGCCGTGGGTCCAAGAGGTCACAGCTGAGAGTGAAATGAAGAAGATTCTGTCCTTCTCCGTGGTCGGCATGCGCAATGCGATTCGGTTCATGCATGAGATGGCCACAAAGGCAGGGCTGGACTGTGAGTAGGAGGGACAGCTGCAGACCAAACAACCCAACCCCATGAGCACAGAGTTTGTGGGACCTCCTGGGGGTCTGACAGCCTCCAAAAAGTGATGGGTTGTGGGGTCTTTTGGCAGGGGCCAACAGCCTCCAAAGGGTGATGGGAAACGCTCTGTCTCCTGAGGTTTTTGGTTCACTGGAGCACCGAAATGTGCTGTGGGGTCTCTGCCCTCTACATATGGAGGACATGTGGGAGCTGCTCCCAAAATTAACAGGGCTGTGGGAATCACCTGGCATGGATCAGGGAAGGGGAAACATGAAGGAATATATTGCAGGGGGACATTCTGGGGGACAAAGTGCTTAAGCTGCCaccctgcactgctcagcccttCTCCCTTGGCAACTCATGTGGTCGTGATGCCCATCGTGCCCACACCTCCCCAGccacccccatgtccccatgctCACATAGCCTTCTGCCCTTTGCAGACCCACTGGTTTTCCAGATCCATGCAGGCTACAAGCTTTACACCAACGGAACGAGATGGAGCTTTGTCAACATTGGGGAAGGTGGCAGAGACCTGGTGACATACAAGATCAGTAGGGAGCTCTGGCTTCCCCAGACTTCCACCCCACTGGCCAAGCTGATGAGCAAAACTCTCACTGACAACCGGGCCGTGTCAGGGCTTTTGGAGGACATGTTCTCCACCTCCATCCCGAACTACATCCTCATGCTGCaccagaaagggagaaaagaccTGGAGAGACAAGGTGAGCGATCCTTGGCCCTTGGATAACCAACCTATTGCTCCCAGTCTGAGCTGTGCTCACACTGATCTCCCATTGCTGTTGTCCCCAGTGCCCCCCATCGCCGTGGTCTTCGCCTGTGCGGCCGgcccagagcagctcctgctggttTGCCGTGTCACCAGCTTCTACCCCCGGCCCATCATTGTCACCTGGCTGCGGGACGGCCGGGAGCTGCCCCCGAGCCCAGCAATGAGCACCAGCACGGTGTTACCCAACGCTGACCTCACCTACCAGCTCCGCAGC includes these proteins:
- the LOC140263105 gene encoding T-cell surface glycoprotein CD1b-3-like, with protein sequence MWPHWLFLFLLLHETWAEAETSCFPSEETQFFQLFFTMLLDSISSTELTGVATLADLPIIVLDPHTWNINICWPWVQEVTAESEMKKILSFSVVGMRNAIRFMHEMATKAGLDYPLVFQIHAGYKLYTNGTRWSFVNIGEGGRDLVTYKISRELWLPQTSTPLAKLMSKTLTDNRAVSGLLEDMFSTSIPNYILMLHQKGRKDLERQVPPIAVVFACAAGPEQLLLVCRVTSFYPRPIIVTWLRDGRELPPSPAMSTSTVLPNADLTYQLRSTLLVSPRDGHSYACHVQHCSLGDRSLLIPWENPSGSSNLGIIITVLFLIAVIAGGVWWWRRRKLAVSGRDSRMFLI